One Armatimonadota bacterium genomic window carries:
- a CDS encoding helix-turn-helix transcriptional regulator: MDDEARKPRGVPRRFRTHLNYGEAIRHLRQEGGMSRDALAAASDISPSYLYEVERGYKRPSTDVLAALAEALGRSPSEMLAHIEARSETLPEAQAEKPSTPPTAELYMMSQRHASPRESDALRYLLELLEHLNEDDIRLLLALARRLAGRNR, encoded by the coding sequence ATGGACGACGAAGCAAGGAAGCCCAGGGGGGTTCCCAGACGTTTCAGGACACACCTCAACTACGGGGAGGCCATCAGGCACCTCCGGCAGGAAGGCGGGATGAGCCGAGACGCCTTGGCCGCAGCATCCGACATCTCGCCTTCGTATCTCTACGAGGTTGAGCGCGGCTACAAGCGGCCTTCGACCGATGTGCTGGCCGCCCTGGCAGAGGCGCTCGGCCGGTCTCCCAGCGAGATGCTCGCCCACATCGAGGCGCGCTCAGAGACCCTGCCCGAGGCACAGGCCGAGAAGCCATCCACTCCGCCTACCGCTGAGTTGTACATGATGTCCCAGCGGCACGCCTCGCCGAGAGAGAGCGACGCGCTCCGCTACCTGCTGGAGCTTCTCGAGCACCTGAACGAGGATGACATCCGCCTCCTGCTCGCGCTGGCGCGCCGCCTGGCAGGCAGGAACCGGTAG
- a CDS encoding MBL fold metallo-hydrolase, whose amino-acid sequence MLRLTVLGGAGEIGGNKILLEDRGAGLLLDFGISYRRRGMFFEEYLNPRTAAGLTDLLVTGVLPAAPGLYRHDLLEMLKRDGHPDHPQPGALAVLPLHDEPAAAAVLLSHAHLDHAGHVSFLDERIPVYCSGLTHATIEAMTQSRGRDFETEILNFLSRPALPPYDDAVPRRFEAVEDEFEAGGISCRALPVDHSMLGAVAFLVRTSRGNILYTGDLRFHGPEAHLSEAMLESAAAEGVWMLITEGTRLDATERRTEDDVFAECLEAVRGSRGPVIADFAPRDLYRLSTFLGIAKETGRSLVILPQDALLLEHLHGRHPLVPDPRREPILILKERKASGTYRDQDYATWERQVLRWPTAGTARDLRSSRSSLILALSFWDINNLIDLGVGDGDDALFIHSASEAYSEEQAADERRLGNWLNLLGVRARLRSHASGHACQADLVRMARRLRPEILVPVHTEAPGLWSELVPEVQVVEPEAGVEMRW is encoded by the coding sequence ATGCTTCGTCTGACGGTCCTGGGAGGCGCCGGCGAGATCGGCGGCAACAAGATACTGCTGGAGGATCGGGGAGCGGGCCTCCTCCTCGATTTCGGCATCAGCTACCGGCGTCGGGGTATGTTCTTCGAGGAGTATCTCAACCCCCGCACCGCGGCCGGCCTGACCGATCTGCTGGTCACAGGAGTGCTTCCGGCCGCACCCGGCCTCTACCGCCACGATCTGCTGGAGATGCTGAAGCGGGATGGGCATCCGGATCACCCCCAGCCGGGCGCGCTCGCGGTGCTGCCCCTCCACGACGAGCCCGCCGCAGCGGCGGTGCTGCTCTCGCACGCCCACCTCGACCATGCCGGGCACGTTAGCTTCCTGGACGAACGGATTCCGGTGTACTGCTCGGGCCTCACCCACGCCACCATCGAGGCCATGACGCAGAGCAGGGGGCGCGACTTCGAGACCGAGATCCTGAACTTCCTCTCCCGGCCGGCGCTTCCACCCTACGACGACGCCGTGCCGCGCCGCTTCGAGGCCGTGGAGGACGAGTTTGAGGCGGGAGGGATATCCTGCCGCGCACTGCCCGTGGATCACTCGATGCTGGGAGCCGTGGCCTTCCTCGTACGCACCTCGCGGGGAAACATCCTCTACACCGGCGACCTGCGCTTCCACGGACCCGAGGCGCACCTCAGTGAAGCCATGCTGGAGTCCGCTGCTGCCGAGGGTGTCTGGATGCTCATCACCGAGGGCACGCGTCTGGACGCCACCGAGCGCCGGACAGAGGATGACGTGTTCGCCGAGTGCCTGGAGGCCGTGCGCGGTTCGCGCGGGCCTGTGATCGCCGACTTCGCGCCGCGCGACCTCTACCGGCTCTCCACGTTTCTGGGCATCGCGAAGGAGACCGGCCGCTCGCTGGTAATACTTCCTCAAGACGCCCTCCTGCTGGAGCACCTGCACGGCCGGCACCCACTGGTGCCCGACCCCAGGAGAGAGCCCATCCTGATCCTCAAGGAGCGCAAGGCCAGCGGCACCTATCGAGATCAGGACTATGCGACCTGGGAGCGCCAGGTGCTGCGCTGGCCCACCGCGGGCACCGCGCGCGATCTGCGCTCATCGCGCTCGAGCCTGATCCTGGCGCTGTCCTTCTGGGACATCAACAACCTGATTGACCTGGGGGTGGGCGACGGGGACGATGCCCTCTTCATCCACTCGGCCAGCGAGGCTTACAGCGAGGAGCAGGCCGCCGATGAGCGGCGCCTCGGCAACTGGCTGAACCTGCTGGGAGTGCGCGCCCGCCTGCGCAGCCACGCCTCAGGACACGCCTGTCAGGCCGACCTGGTGCGCATGGCCAGGCGGCTGCGTCCCGAGATCCTGGTGCCGGTGCACACAGAGGCTCCGGGGTTGTGGAGTGAACTCGTGCCCGAGGTTCAGGTGGTGGAGCCGGAGGCCGGGGTGGAGATGCGGTGGTAG